A single region of the Acidobacteriota bacterium genome encodes:
- a CDS encoding glycosyltransferase: MRHIVIDGVVLFNDFVLLYFVALNATYLFLFFVSLFEVLKFVKRTFFSDYQHILASDLTWPISILVPAHNEEKTIVETVRSLQMVNYGEFEVVIINDGSTDRTLKNLIEAFELRRLDKVYRRSIPTKNIRGLYGNLMMPNLVVIDKEKGGKSDALNAGINVARFPLFCSVDADSIIEENALLRVVKPFMEHPREMVAVGGIVRIANGCSVHEGRVTDIRLPDRALPIFQVVEYLRAFLTGRIGWSVMRSLLIISGAFGLYKKSEVIQIGGYDSTSDTEDLELVVRLHESCRRKRAKYRIVFVPDPVCWTEVPTKMAVLIRQRNRWHRGLLQSLWRHKAILFNPRFGIIGAFAFPYFLFFETLGPFVELLGYIAVTISVILGIINWEFFFLFAALAVFYGVFLSIAAILLEEISFRRYPGWLDLTKLVVYGILENFGYRQILSLSKVQAFWQFLRNRRGWGDMQRGGFRKRGPGAAGAA; encoded by the coding sequence TTGAGACACATCGTCATCGACGGCGTCGTCCTCTTCAACGACTTCGTCCTGCTGTACTTCGTCGCGCTGAACGCGACGTACCTCTTCCTCTTCTTCGTCTCGCTCTTCGAGGTCCTGAAGTTCGTCAAGCGGACGTTCTTCAGCGACTACCAGCACATCCTCGCGTCGGATCTCACCTGGCCCATCTCGATTCTCGTGCCGGCGCACAACGAGGAGAAGACCATCGTCGAGACGGTTCGCTCGCTGCAGATGGTGAACTACGGCGAGTTCGAGGTCGTCATCATCAACGACGGCTCGACCGACCGGACGCTCAAGAACCTCATCGAGGCGTTCGAGCTGCGGCGGCTCGACAAGGTCTACCGGCGCTCGATTCCCACGAAGAACATCCGCGGGCTGTACGGAAACCTGATGATGCCCAACCTCGTCGTCATCGACAAGGAGAAGGGGGGCAAGTCCGACGCCCTCAACGCCGGCATCAACGTGGCGAGGTTTCCCCTCTTCTGCTCGGTCGACGCCGACTCGATCATCGAGGAGAACGCGCTGCTGCGCGTGGTGAAGCCGTTCATGGAGCACCCCCGGGAGATGGTCGCCGTCGGCGGCATCGTCCGCATCGCGAACGGCTGCTCCGTCCACGAGGGGAGGGTGACCGACATCCGGCTCCCCGACCGGGCGCTGCCGATCTTCCAGGTGGTGGAGTACCTGCGCGCCTTCCTCACCGGGCGCATCGGGTGGAGCGTGATGCGGTCGCTCCTCATCATCTCGGGGGCCTTCGGCCTGTACAAGAAGAGCGAGGTGATCCAGATCGGCGGCTACGACTCCACGTCGGATACCGAGGATCTCGAGCTGGTGGTGAGGCTCCACGAGAGCTGCCGGCGCAAGCGCGCGAAGTACCGCATCGTCTTCGTCCCCGATCCGGTCTGCTGGACCGAGGTCCCGACGAAGATGGCGGTGCTCATCCGCCAGCGGAACCGGTGGCACCGGGGCCTGCTCCAGTCCCTCTGGCGCCACAAGGCGATCCTGTTCAATCCCCGGTTCGGCATCATCGGCGCCTTCGCTTTTCCGTACTTCCTCTTCTTCGAGACCCTCGGTCCGTTCGTCGAGCTGCTCGGCTACATCGCGGTGACGATCTCGGTGATCCTCGGCATCATCAATTGGGAGTTCTTCTTCCTCTTCGCGGCCCTCGCCGTTTTCTACGGCGTCTTCCTCTCCATCGCCGCGATCCTTCTCGAGGAGATCTCCTTCCGGCGCTACCCGGGCTGGCTCGATCTGACGAAGCTCGTCGTGTACGGGATCCTCGAGAATTTCGGCTACCGCCAGATCCTCTCGCTGTCGAAGGTGCAGGCGTTCTGGCAATTCCTGCGCAATCGCCGCGGCTGGGGGGACATGCAGCGCGGCGGGTTCCGGAAACGCGGCCCCGGAGCGGCCGGAGCGGCCTAG
- a CDS encoding transglutaminase domain-containing protein, which yields MTLATARSTLVALACTAALAAPAAARTTTSQPKPPGPGAAAPAPAHKSTRRVLFSYTTLYEHPPKDKQAFDVWVPIPVETEGQKVRDLVIYSPGDGGVETEPANGNRLTHFHSGPRGGVSININTRFTLEREEVRHPDLKAKPAVAPPKPANLATYLKGDRLAPIDADVKSLASKVTAGKAAPVDRARAIYDYVVLNIKYGRSGSGWGQGDLKYALMSKGGNCTDLNVVFEALARASGIPARMVTGFKLPVDAPEGSLTEHHCWSEFYLDGHGWIPVDPVDGAAPGGHRDYYFGNLDADRITYSVGRDIVLSPPQAGASINFLLYPYAEADGEPLSGAAYVFSWKEGPPAKP from the coding sequence ATGACGCTCGCGACCGCACGATCGACGCTCGTCGCCCTGGCATGTACCGCGGCTCTGGCCGCCCCCGCCGCGGCGAGGACGACCACCTCCCAGCCGAAGCCCCCGGGCCCCGGGGCCGCGGCTCCGGCCCCGGCTCATAAGAGTACGCGGCGGGTTCTCTTCTCCTACACGACACTGTACGAGCACCCTCCCAAGGACAAGCAGGCCTTCGACGTCTGGGTGCCCATCCCCGTGGAGACCGAGGGGCAGAAGGTCCGCGATCTCGTCATCTACTCTCCGGGCGACGGCGGCGTCGAGACGGAGCCCGCGAACGGCAACCGGTTGACCCACTTCCACTCCGGGCCGCGCGGCGGCGTGTCGATCAACATCAACACCAGGTTCACCCTCGAGCGCGAAGAGGTCCGCCATCCCGATCTCAAGGCGAAGCCGGCCGTCGCGCCCCCGAAACCCGCGAACCTCGCGACGTACCTGAAGGGGGACCGCCTCGCGCCGATCGACGCCGACGTGAAGAGCCTCGCGTCCAAAGTCACGGCCGGCAAGGCCGCCCCGGTCGACAGGGCGCGCGCGATCTACGACTACGTCGTCCTCAACATCAAGTACGGGCGGAGCGGATCGGGCTGGGGCCAGGGCGATCTCAAGTACGCGCTCATGTCGAAGGGCGGCAACTGCACCGATCTGAACGTCGTCTTCGAGGCCCTGGCTCGCGCCTCGGGCATTCCCGCCCGCATGGTCACCGGCTTCAAGCTGCCCGTGGACGCCCCGGAGGGGAGTCTCACGGAGCACCATTGCTGGTCGGAGTTCTACCTCGACGGCCATGGGTGGATTCCGGTCGACCCGGTCGACGGCGCCGCCCCCGGCGGCCACCGCGACTACTACTTCGGAAACCTGGACGCGGATCGGATCACGTACAGCGTCGGCCGGGACATCGTCCTGTCCCCCCCTCAGGCCGGAGCCTCGATCAACTTCCTGCTCTACCCGTACGCCGAAGCCGACGGCGAGCCGCTCAGCGGTGCCGCCTACGTCTTCTCGTGGAAAGAGGGACCGCCCGCAAAGCC